A single genomic interval of Cupriavidus sp. MP-37 harbors:
- a CDS encoding IS110 family transposase gives MNAMTYGLDIAKTVFQMYWIDPITGKPQNRRFSRTALIEFLSNCQPGQIALEACGGAHWWARKIQSLGHEVVLLNPGYVRAFVRTNKNDAADARAIWTAARQPDMPVVSVKTEAQQAVLSLHRIRDGLVKTRTRQSNQMRGLLGEYGLHFRTGRLAFRAELRQRWAEVAQVVPPLLMRALERQVCALRELDEQIQLVERDLQEWLRSDPAAQIVEKIPGVGPITATALVATMGCAQAFRSGRAFAASLGLVPAQTGTGGNVRLGHISKRGDAYVRRQLVNAGRTMLTRTKHPPAWALSMLQRRPKNVVVVALANKIARTAWALMAHGRQYDPGHVSLRPA, from the coding sequence ATGAATGCTATGACATATGGGCTGGACATTGCAAAGACAGTGTTCCAGATGTACTGGATAGACCCCATTACGGGGAAGCCCCAGAACCGGCGATTCAGCCGCACCGCGCTCATCGAATTCCTGTCCAATTGCCAGCCTGGGCAGATCGCACTGGAGGCCTGTGGCGGTGCCCACTGGTGGGCGCGCAAGATCCAGAGCCTTGGCCACGAAGTGGTGTTGCTCAACCCGGGTTACGTACGCGCCTTCGTGCGTACGAACAAGAACGACGCGGCGGACGCCCGAGCCATCTGGACTGCAGCCCGGCAACCCGACATGCCGGTCGTGTCGGTCAAGACCGAAGCGCAGCAGGCTGTGCTCTCGTTGCATCGTATACGGGACGGGCTGGTCAAGACGCGCACCCGGCAGAGCAACCAGATGCGCGGGCTGCTGGGCGAATATGGCCTGCACTTCCGCACGGGGCGGCTGGCCTTCCGGGCCGAGCTGCGCCAGCGCTGGGCTGAGGTCGCTCAGGTCGTACCGCCCTTGTTGATGCGCGCGCTGGAGCGGCAGGTCTGTGCGCTGCGCGAACTCGACGAACAGATCCAACTGGTTGAGCGTGACCTCCAGGAATGGCTGAGGTCTGATCCGGCCGCGCAGATCGTGGAGAAGATTCCCGGCGTCGGCCCCATTACCGCCACCGCCTTGGTCGCGACCATGGGCTGTGCCCAGGCCTTCCGCTCAGGCAGAGCCTTCGCTGCAAGCCTGGGACTGGTTCCCGCGCAGACCGGCACGGGCGGCAACGTACGGCTCGGTCACATCAGCAAGCGCGGCGACGCTTACGTGCGACGACAGTTGGTCAACGCCGGACGCACGATGCTCACGCGCACCAAACATCCGCCGGCCTGGGCACTGTCCATGCTGCAGCGGCGCCCCAAGAACGTGGTGGTCGTGGCGCTGGCCAACAAGATCGCCCGGACAGCCTGGGCATTAATGGCCCATGGGCGCCAATACGATCCCGGACATGTGAGCTTGCGCCCGGCCTGA